Proteins from a single region of Ziziphus jujuba cultivar Dongzao chromosome 1, ASM3175591v1:
- the LOC107410270 gene encoding putative disease resistance protein RGA3, with product MAEAVVSAVLDQLVSIIGQQVKQEVRLVKGVKKDVAKLNSNFQAIQAVVEDAEKKQISDARVRDWLEKLKDVSYDMDDVLDDWSSAILKSKIQQQEQTGVGNYLPDKDGNKKVCFPIPTSSLCFLRSQVKRMGMKRETAIRIRELNEKLDVIAIEKENYSFIHTRAVKQLERQKTTSLVDVSQVFGRENDANIFINMLLENDEDNRGLTIIPIVGMGGIGKTTLAQLVFNDSRVKSHFDKQIWVCVSDPFDEIKIGKAIIEAFEMDARNFVELESIVQCIHKCIRGKRFLLVLDDVWTEDQEKWENLKYPLTGEAGSRILVTTRKREVAIMMRAETRIMNLGVLSEKDSWFLFSKFALFDRDMEDCEGIEEIGTEIARKCKGLPLAIKILGSLMRFKRSKTHWEEVLDNELWKLEDVKIKLFTPLLLSYYDLPPLEKRCFSYCSIFPKDYDLDKERLIQMWMSQGYLRGKESPEKAGQDCFNNLAMRSFFQDFQKNDESNELRNDGSVGPCKMHDTVHDFAQFLTDTECCIMEINEVKEEKEQLNTVSGFSSFPSQSHCFDKKVRHSTLVLPMKAELPSSICNVAKHLRSLFILCSRNATFNFGVLLPHLTRLRTLTLSRCNISILPEEIGQLVHLRYLDLSGNRTLEELPNSLCNLCNLQTLRIFRCSRIRRLPEELGKLVNLRHLHNGHCGLLQGLPKGVGRLTCLKTLEDLVLRRNINNGYFSIGDLNKLNNLEGCISLRWCGSLDVGEAAKANLKNKKYVVSLELDFGMTFEDTRNIQDEILILEALEPHPNLSYLSISNYRGETLSTRWMSLLINLTEFHLKDCENCESLPPLGQLPSLQSLEISYMTSVKMVGAVFLGTETEDNNEMIISSIVSFPKLKNLRFSHMNQWKEWDGSAFARKNTSLRIMPSLYSLEIESCDSLEAVPDFLQSTPLQHLSIKSCLMLSDRCQNGTGKEWFKISHIPNIKINYRYVQKDNCVSHDNDGSDNSLE from the coding sequence atggccgaAGCTGTGGTTTCCGCGGTGTTGGATCAGTTGGTTTCGATCATTGGTCAACAGGTGAAGCAAGAGGTGAGACTGGTGAAGGGTGTCAAGAAAGATGTTGCCAAGCTCAACAGCAACTTCCAAGCCATTCAAGCTGTGGTTGAAGATGCAGAGAAGAAACAGATCAGCGATGCAAGAGTCAGAGACTGGTTAGAAAAGCTCAAAGATGTTTCCTATGACATGGACGATGTGTTGGACGATTGGAGCTCTGCAATTTTAAAATCGAAGATTCAGCAGCAAGAACAAACAGGGGTTGGAAATTATCTTCCTGATAAAGATGGCAATAAAAAGGTATGTTTTCCTATACCCACTTCTTCTCTCTGCTTTTTAAGAAGCCAAGTTAAGCGTATGGGTATGAAACGTGAAACTGCTATTAGAATCAGAGAACTGAATGAAAAGCTTGATGTCATTGCGATTGAAAAGGAGAATTACAGTTTCATCCATACCAGAGCTGTAAAACAGCTTGAGAGACAAAAAACTACCTCATTGGTGGATGTGTCCCAAGTGTTTGGTCGAGAAAATGAtgccaatatttttataaacatgTTGTTGGAAAATGATGAGGATAATCGAGGGCTCACTATCATCCCTATTGTGGGGATGGGAGGAATAGGGAAAACCACCCTTGCCCAACTTGTATTCAATGACAGTAGGGTCAAATCCCACTTTGATAAGCAAATTTGGGTTTGTGTTTCTGACCCTTTTGATGAGATCAAGATTGGGAAAGCAATAATTGAAGCATTCGAAATGGATGCCCGGAATTTCGTAGAATTGGAAAGTATAGTACAGTGCATTCATAAATGTATCAGGGGAAAGAGGTTTCTTCTTGTCCTAGATGATGTATGGACTGAAGACCAGGAAAAGTGGGAAAATCTGAAGTATCCTTTAACGGGTGAAGCAGGAAGTAGAATTTTGGTGACCACACGAAAGAGGGAAGTTGCAATCATGATGAGAGCTGAAACTCGGATTATGAACCTTGGTGTGTTGTCTGAAAAGGATTCTTGGTTCTTGTTTAGTAAATTCGCATTGTTCGATAGAGATATGGAAGATTGCGAAGGAATTGAAGAAATTGGTACGGAGATTGCTAGAAAATGCAAAGGTTTGCCTCTCGCTATAAAGATTTTGGGAAGCCTGATGCGTTTTAAGAGAAGTAAAACTCACTGGGAAGAAGTTTTGGACAATGAACTTTGGAAATTGGAAGATGTTAAGATCAAACTTTTTACCCCATTGTTGCTAAGTTATTATGATTTGCCTCCTCTGGAAAAACGTTGTTTCTCCTATTGTTCCATATTTCCAAAGGACTATGATCTTGACAAAGAGAGATTAATTCAAATGTGGATGTCACAAGGTTATTTAAGAGGCAAAGAAAGTCCAGAAAAAGCAGGTCAAGATTGCTTCAATAACTTAGCGATGCGGTCCTTTTTTCAAGATTTCCAAAAGAATGATGAAAGTAATGAACTGCGCAATGATGGCAGTGTTGGACCATGCAAGATGCATGACACAGTACATGACTTTGCGCAGTTTTTAACTGATACAGAATGTTGTATTATGGAAATCAATGAAgtaaaagaggaaaaagagcAGCTCAACACAGTGTCTGGGTTCTCTTCATTTCCATCCCAGTCCCACTGCTTTGATAAAAAGGTCCGCCATTCTACCTTAGTGCTACCGATGAAGGCAGAACTTCCTTCCTCAATATGTAATGTTGCAAAACATCTGCGAAGTCTATTCATTTTGTGCTCAAGAAATGCCACTTTCAATTTTGGTGTGTTGCTACCGCATCTAACACGTCTTCGCACGTTAACTCTGAGTAGATGTAACATTAGCATACTACCAGAGGAGATTGGTCAATTAGTCCATTTGAGGTACCTTGACTTATCCGGTAACCGTACTTTAGAGGAATTGCCTAACAGCTTATGCAATTTATGTAACTTACAAACTTTGCGAATCTTTCGTTGCTCAAGAATCCGTAGGCTGCCAGAAGAGTTGGGAAAGCTAGTCAATTTAAGGCATCTTCATAATGGTCATTGTGGGTTACTACAGGGACTGCCAAAAGGAGTTGGGAGGCTAACTTGTCTTAAGACACTAGAAGACTTGGTTTTGCGCAGGAATATTAATAATGGATATTTTAGTATAGGAGATTTGAACAAGTTGAACAACCTTGAAGGTTGTATTTCACTACGTTGGTGTGGAAGTTTAGATGTGGGTGAGGCTGCGAAAGCAAATCTCAAGAATAAGAAGTATGTTGTTTCTTTGGAGCTCGATTTTGGTATGACATTTGAAGACACTAGAAATATCCAAGATGAAATTTTAATTCTTGAAGCCTTGGAACCACATCCAAACTTATCATATTTATCCATTTCTAACTACAGAGGTGAAACCTTGTCTACTAGGTGGATGTCCTTGTTAATTAATCTGACTGAGTTTCACCTTAAGGACTGTGAAAATTGTGAGAGTCTACCTCCTTTGGGTCAGCTGCCCTCCCTTCAATCGCTGGAGATATCTTATATGACCAGTGTGAAAATGGTGGGTGCAGTGTTTTTGGGAACTGAAACTGAAGATAACAATGAAATGATCATATCTTCAATTGTTTCATTTCCAAAATTGAAAAACCTCCGATTTTCTCACATGAATCAATGGAAAGAGTGGGATGGGAGTGCGTTTGCAAGGAAAAATACTAGTTTAAGAATCATGCCTAGTCTTTATTCCTTGGAAATTGAGAGCTGTGATAGTCTAGAAGCAGTACCAGACTTCCTGCAGAGTACACCACTGCAGCATTTATCGATCAAATCATGTCTAATGCTATCAGATCGTTGCCAAAACGGTACAGGGAAGGAGTGGTTCAAGATTTCTCACATCCCAAACATCAAAATCAACTACCGTTATGTGCAAAAGGATAACTGTGTTTCGCATGACAATGATGGCTCTGATAACTCGCTAGAGTGA
- the LOC107409527 gene encoding protein VACUOLELESS GAMETOPHYTES-like: protein MVRHFSHPHPLCPFEVEEEQGLTCSGCELNLSGSAYKCNTRSSTCDFYLHKSCFELQRKIQHASHPQHPLILLSSPPSRWGFFFCNACDGSGSSFTYHCKACDFDLHVHCSSLPDNVTRHDHQHPLGLVFSFPKVEDEEEDKYCGVCKTGFKEEFWAYRCKE, encoded by the coding sequence ATGGTGAGGCATTTTAGCCACCCCCATCCTCTGTGTCCATTTGAAGTGGAAGAAGAACAAGGCCTAACTTGCTCAGGCTGTGAGCTTAACCTTTCAGGTTCAGCTTACAAATGCAATACCAGATCATCCACATGCGATTTTTACCTCCACAAATCTTGTTTCGAATTGCAACGCAAAATTCAACACGCTTCCCACCCTCAGCATCCTCTTATACTCCTCTCCTCCCCTCCTTCCCGTTGGGGTTTCTTCTTTTGCAATGCCTGTGATGGTTCTGGCTCTAGCTTCACCTACCACTGCAAAGCTTGCGATTTCGACCTCCACGTCCATTGTTCTTCGCTTCCCGACAATGTCACTCGACATGATCATCAACATCCACTTGGGTTGGTTTTCTCCTTTCCTAAGgtggaagatgaagaagaagacaagTATTGTGGCGTTTGTAAAACCGGTTTTAAGGAGGAGTTCTGGGCTTACAGATGTAAAGAGTGA
- the LOC107410069 gene encoding uncharacterized protein LOC107410069 yields MGYNMREEFMVLDLNQEPLDQPDEFESMLNELETTHGQIEERIRQLEAVTARARQRARRNVSAGHAASDSQNEGRLHSSHDDTAGQERTRENGKAKTRDCTILISKALDMDPNAKEESNGGSYFDCNICLSVARDPILTCCGHLFCWPCFYQLSYADSKAKECYVCKGKVTDSSIIPIYGNGNYNRSRESKVSGLKFPPRPHAHRIESMRQRSISQRLSPSQIEERIQQISYIFGAMGERTRAQPAAERSDFAASRYRTSRTLPSAESTSNQHYDSSQVSRLLFQGAVSFSSLSSELNSAVDNAERFVEDLQAYSNSRHMRRNHRQPPHVDNADATSNVAALLQPEIQTPVTAGEISAAILPSDLSFGTDIVPLVVGSDSQTMDAEINSTVFSRRRSGVPLVSDVNYEVSRVARRRRLR; encoded by the coding sequence ATGGGGTATAATATGAGGGAAGAATTCATGGTTCTTGATTTGAATCAAGAACCTTTGGACCAACCTGATGAATTTGAATCTATGCTGAACGAACTGGAAACTACCCATGGACAAATTGAAGAACGAATCAGACAGCTTGAAGCGGTCACGGCTAGGGCTAGGCAACGTGCGAGGAGGAATGTAAGTGCAGGGCATGCAGCTTCTGATTCTCAAAATGAAGGTCGGCTGCATAGTAGTCATGATGATACTGCTGGCCAAGAAAGAACAAGAGAGAATGGCAAAGCTAAAACAAGGGATTGTACCATTTTAATATCTAAGGCGCTGGATATGGATCCAAATGCAAAGGAAGAAAGCAACGGGGGTAGCTATTTTGATTGTAACATTTGCTTGTCCGTGGCAAGAGATCCTATATTAACATGTTGTGGTCATTTGTTTTGTTGGCCATGTTTCtatcagctttcatatgctgATTCAAAAGCAAAAGAGTGCTATGTATGCAAAGGAAAAGTGACCGACTCAAGCATAATTCCAATTTATGGTAATGGGAATTATAACCGTTCTCGCGAATCAAAGGTTTCTGGCTTGAAGTTCCCTCCTAGGCCCCATGCACACAGGATTGAGAGTATGAGGCAGCGATCCATTAGTCAGAGATTATCTCCTTCTCAAATAGAAGAAAGAATTCAGCAAATTAGCTACATTTTTGGAGCAATGGGGGAGAGAACAAGGGCACAGCCTGCGGCTGAAAGATCTGATTTTGCGGCCAGCCGGTATCGAACATCTCGCACATTGCCATCTGCAGAATCGACAAGCAACCAACACTATGATTCCAGTCAAGTTTCACGATTATTATTTCAAGGAGCTGTTTCATTTTCCTCCCTTTCATCTGAATTGAATTCTGCAGTGGATAATGCAGAAAGATTTGTTGAGGACCTACAGGCATACAGTAATAGTCGCCATATGAGAAGAAACCATCGTCAACCTCCACATGTTGATAATGCAGATGCTACTTCAAATGTTGCTGCATTATTACAACCAGAAATCCAGACTCCAGTTACTGCTGGTGAAATAAGTGCTGCTATTCTCCCTTCTGATTTGTCTTTCGGGACAGATATTGTTCCTCTTGTTGTAGGCTCAGATAGCCAGACAATGGATGCAGAAATCAACTCAACAGTATTTTCTAGGAGGAGAAGTGGTGTTCCATTAGTTTCTGATGTCAATTATGAAGTTTCACGTGTAGCAAGAAGGAGAAGGCTGAGATAG